A genomic region of Calonectris borealis chromosome 37, bCalBor7.hap1.2, whole genome shotgun sequence contains the following coding sequences:
- the CCS gene encoding copper chaperone for superoxide dismutase isoform X2: MAAAGPTGSSCRLEFAVQMRCQGCADAVRAALQGAPDVRLLELRLEAQTVLVETTAAAERVRELLENSGRRAVLKGMGGSDDASLGAAVAALSGAGAVRGLVRFLQVSPTRCLVDGAVDGLPPGPHGLHVHEFGDLSRPCDSCGGHFNPDGESHGGPQDQHRHVGDLGNIWADAQGRASFRMEDSRLKAGLRRGGPRGRALPEPQAGLLLRWPDPLGGAGPDHGGPRPHGSPRPHSGPWPHSGPGPPPLGAAPGQQ, encoded by the exons atggcggcggcggggccgaccGGGAGCAGCTGCCGG ctggagttCGCGGTGCAGATGCGGTGCCAGGGCTGCGCCGATGCCGTGCGAGCGGCGCTGCAGGGAGCCCCAG ACGTGCGGCTGCTGGAGCTGCGGCTGGAGGCGCAGACGGTGCTGGTGGAGACGACGGCGGCGGCCGAGCGGGTGCGAGAGCTGCTGGAAAACTCGGGGCGCCGGGCGGTGCTGAAGGGAATGGGGGGTTCCGATGACG CGAGTctgggggcggcggtggcggcgcttTCCGGTGCCGGCGCGGTGCGGGGCCTGGTGCGGTTTCTGCAGGTCTCGCCGACGCGGTGCTTGGTGGACGGCGCCGTCGATGGGCTCCCGCCGGGTCCCCACGGGCTCCACGTCCATGAATTCGGGGACCTCTCGCGCCCCTGCGACAG CTGCGGTGGCCACTTTAACCCCGACGGGGAGAGCCACGGGGGACCCCAGGACCAGCACCGG cACGTTGGGGACCTGGGGAACATCTGGGCGGACGCCCAGGGCAGAGCCAGCTTCCGCATGGAGGACTCGCGCCTGAAG GCTGGCCTGCGGCGTGGTGGCCCGCGCGGCCGGGCTCTTCCAGAACCCCAAGCGGGTCTGCTCCTGCGATGGCCTGACCCTCTGGGAGGAGCGGGACCGGACCacggcggcccccggccccacggcagcccccggccccacaGCGGCCCCTGGCCCcacagcggccccggccccccacctCTAGGAGCTGCCCCGGGACAACAATAA
- the CCS gene encoding copper chaperone for superoxide dismutase isoform X1 has protein sequence MAAAGPTGSSCRLEFAVQMRCQGCADAVRAALQGAPDVRLLELRLEAQTVLVETTAAAERVRELLENSGRRAVLKGMGGSDDASLGAAVAALSGAGAVRGLVRFLQVSPTRCLVDGAVDGLPPGPHGLHVHEFGDLSRPCDSCGGHFNPDGESHGGPQDQHRHVGDLGNIWADAQGRASFRMEDSRLKVWDIIGCSVVVDAGEDDLGRGSHPLSRVTGNSGPGLACGVVARAAGLFQNPKRVCSCDGLTLWEERDRTTAAPGPTAAPGPTAAPGPTAAPAPHL, from the exons atggcggcggcggggccgaccGGGAGCAGCTGCCGG ctggagttCGCGGTGCAGATGCGGTGCCAGGGCTGCGCCGATGCCGTGCGAGCGGCGCTGCAGGGAGCCCCAG ACGTGCGGCTGCTGGAGCTGCGGCTGGAGGCGCAGACGGTGCTGGTGGAGACGACGGCGGCGGCCGAGCGGGTGCGAGAGCTGCTGGAAAACTCGGGGCGCCGGGCGGTGCTGAAGGGAATGGGGGGTTCCGATGACG CGAGTctgggggcggcggtggcggcgcttTCCGGTGCCGGCGCGGTGCGGGGCCTGGTGCGGTTTCTGCAGGTCTCGCCGACGCGGTGCTTGGTGGACGGCGCCGTCGATGGGCTCCCGCCGGGTCCCCACGGGCTCCACGTCCATGAATTCGGGGACCTCTCGCGCCCCTGCGACAG CTGCGGTGGCCACTTTAACCCCGACGGGGAGAGCCACGGGGGACCCCAGGACCAGCACCGG cACGTTGGGGACCTGGGGAACATCTGGGCGGACGCCCAGGGCAGAGCCAGCTTCCGCATGGAGGACTCGCGCCTGAAG GTCTGGGACATCATCGGGTGCTCGGTGGTGGTGGACGCGGGCGAGGACGACCTGGGCCGGGGCTCCCACCCGCTCTCCCGCGTGACGGGGAACTCGGGGCCGGG GCTGGCCTGCGGCGTGGTGGCCCGCGCGGCCGGGCTCTTCCAGAACCCCAAGCGGGTCTGCTCCTGCGATGGCCTGACCCTCTGGGAGGAGCGGGACCGGACCacggcggcccccggccccacggcagcccccggccccacaGCGGCCCCTGGCCCcacagcggccccggccccccacctCTAG
- the CCDC87 gene encoding coiled-coil domain-containing protein 87 translates to MATARPGTPGATGTPRPEPPVTESCAGTAGLRRGRLLPEQSRGRRLPEEPGVSLAPRCLSPVMPVPHGEPLAPEIPPDALAVMADLRRLTRRAAGEDRREASAGGRLPPLLAVLTRRTEDDARLRQLQRLRLPATPRRGAPTHPQLPSPRLLLRPSTAGPRVPPGRAFAERVALQPHPALCHDAWGDPEPEPLGVQELYRELGRTLPAERLRFHHEPLVEPAATAADLLPTGERGPQNAGEPPRRRDARHGPRQTARLFDDYLQYVAATGSDFLCAIFHLRGSDDDEEEQAGAPQPRQEPSPPPAEPYEKGLWKPVLPGPVPAGLERLQRRLCRLWAALGVPGWERLDMAVKYGAGGTLAQLPAALEAWEAAAGDILRRELLLARLERLEERGSDPGRFFRRGPVTAAQRAGEARARDRLRAALGRCEARLSAALRHLRDGFGDAVTFRGRPYAEKMRRDAVEMLYWLQQRRRAGVLQAALEGQPRRHPPGPARAETSGRQ, encoded by the exons ATGGCAACAGCGCG cccagggacccccggAGCGACCGGTACCCCCCGCCCGGAGCCCCCCGTCACCGAGAGCTGCGCTGGCACCGCCGGGCTGCGCCGAGGCCGCTTGCTGCCGGAGCAGAGCAGGGGCCGCCGGCTGCCGGAGGAGCCGGGGGTGTCGCTGGCCCCTCGGTGCCTCTCCCCGGTGATGCCGGTGCCCCACGGGGAGCCGCTGGCCCCCGAAATCCCACCGGATGCCCTCGCGGTGATGGCGGATCTGCGCCGGCTGACGCGGCGAGCGGCTGGGGAGGACCGGAGGGAGGCGAGTGCCGGCGGGCGGCTGCCGCCGCTCCTGGCAGTGCTCACCCGCCGCACCGAGGACGACGCACGGCTCCGGCAGCTCCAGCGCCTGCGGCTGCCGGCAAcgccgcggcggggggccccgacgcacccccagctccccagcccgcGCCTGCTGCTGCGGCCCAGCACGGCCGGGCCACGGGTGCCGCCGGGCAGGGCCTTTGCCGAGCGGGTGGCCCTGCAGCCGCACCCGGCGCTGTGCCACGATGCCTGGGGGGACCCCGAGCCGGAGCCCCTGGGCGTGCAGGAGCTCTACCGGGAGCTGGGCAGGACCCTCCCTGCCGAGCGGCTGCGGTTCCACCACGAGCCCCTGGTCGAACCGGCAGCCACCGCGGCGGATCTGCTCCCCACGGGCGAGCGGGGACCCCAAAACGCCGGTGAGCCACCGCGGCGCAGGGATGCCCGGCACGGGCCGCGGCAAACCGCTCGTCTCTTCGACGACTACCTCCAGTACGTCGCGGCCACCGGCTCCGACTTTCTCTGCGCCATTTTCCACCTGCGCGGCAGCGACGACGATGAGGAGGAGCAGGCGGGAGCCCCGCAGCCACGCCAGGAGCCATCACCGCCACCGGCAGAGCCGTACGAGAAGGGGCTGTGGAAGCCGGTGCTGCCAGGGCCGGTGCCAGCGGGGCTGGAGCGGCTGCAGAGGCGGCTGTGCCGGCTCTGGGCCGCACTGGGCGTCCCCGGCTGGGAGAGGCTGGACATGGCGGTGAAGTATGGCGCCGGTGGGACCCTGGCGCAGCTGCCGGCGGCGCTGGAGGCCTGGGAGGCGGCAGCCGGCGACATCCTGcggcgggagctgctgctggcgcGGCTGGAGCGGCTGGAGGAGCGCGGCTCCGACCCAGGACGCTTCTTCCGCAGAGGCCCGGTGACGGCGGCGCAGCGCGCCGGGGAGGCACGTGCTCGCGATCGCCTGCGTGCCGCGCTGGGCCGGTGTGAGGCGCGGCTATCGGCCGCCCTGCGGCACCTGCGGGACGGCTTTGGGGACGCGGTGACCTTCCGGGGACGTCCCTACGCCGAGAAGATGCGCCGGGACGCGGTGGAGATGCTTTACTGGCTGCAGCAACGCCGCCGCGCCGGGGTTCTCCAGGCCGCCCTGGAGGGGCAGCCGCGGCGTcacccccccggcccggcgcgtGCCGAAACGTCGGGGCGTCAATAA
- the LOC142074499 gene encoding RNA-binding protein 4B-like isoform X2 encodes MVKLFIGNLPREATEQEIRSLFEQYGKVLECDIIKNYGFVHIEDKTAAEDAIRNLHHHKLHGVCINVEASKNKSKASTKLHVGNISPACTNLELRAKFEEYGPVIECDIVKDYAFVHMERAEDAVEAIRGLDNTEFQGDPRRAAALGWAG; translated from the coding sequence ATGGTGAAGCTGTTCATCGGGAACCTGCCGCGGGAGGCGACGGAGCAGGAGATCCGCTCCCTCTTCGAGCAGTACGGGAAGGTGCTGGAGTGCGACATCATCAAGAATTACGGTTTCGTTCACATCGAGGACAAGACGGCGGCCGAGGACGCCATTCGGAACCTGCATCACCACAAGCTTCACGGCGTCTGCATCAACGTGGAGGCCAGCAAGAACAAGAGCAAGGCTTCCACCAAGCTGCACGTCGGCAACATCAGCCCCGCCTGCACCAACCTGGAGCTGCGGGCCAAATTCGAGGAATACGGCCCCGTCATCGAATGCGACATCGTTAAGGATTACGCCTTCGTTCACATGGAGCGGGCGGAGGACGCGGTGGAGGCCATCCGCGGGTTGGATAACACCGAGTTCCAAGGTGATCCGCGCCGGGCCGcggccctgggctgggctgggtag